CTTCGTGGCCGAGGCCGTCTTCCGTACCGTCGAGATCCAGGACCACGCCGCCACCGGCCTGCTGATCCTGCCCGGCCTCACCGACGCCACCGACGCGCTGCCCGCCCTGCTCGCCGCCGGCGCCCGTACCGCTGAGCTGCTCGACGCGGCCGCCCTGCGGGTCAGCCAGCGCGACCCGGATGCGAGCCAGGCCCTGCGCGGACTGACGATCACCGGGCACGCCGCACTGCTGGTGGAGTTCACCGAGGACAGCGCGGAACGGCTGGCCGCGACGCTGGCCGACGCCCGAGGAGTGCTCGACCGGCTGCCCGCCGTCACCGGCACCGAGCTGACCCACGACCCACGCGAACGGGCCCGGCTCTGGCACCTGCGCAAGGGCCTCTACACCGCGGTCGCCGGCGCCCGCACACCCGGCACCACGGCCCTGCTGGAAGACATCGCGGTGCCGATGCCGCGCCTGACCGGCACCTGCGACGGCCTGATCCGCCTGTTCGACCGACACGGCTATCCGGACGCGGTGATCTTCGGACACGCCCGCGACGGCAACCTGCACTTCATGCTGACGCAGTCCTTCGACACACCAGCAGAGATCGACCGCTACGCCCGGTTCACCGACGACATGGTCGACCTCGTGCTTGCCGAGGGGGGAACACTCAAGGCGGAGCACGGCACCGGCCGGGCCATGGCCCCCTTCGTCCGCCGGCAGTACGGCGACGAGTTGTACGACGTGATGCGCGAGCTCAAGCGGTTGTGCGACCCGAGCGGTCTGCTCAACCCCGGTGTGCTGCTCAACGACGACCCGACCGTGCACCTGCAGCAGCTCAAGGCCGTCCCGACCGTCGACCCCGAGCTGGACGCCTGCGTCGAGTGTGGCTACTGCGAGCCGGTCTGCCCCACCGCCGACGTCACCACCACACCTCGGCAGCGCATCGTCCTGCAACGGCAGATCGCCCTCGCCACCGCCGCCGGAGACGAGGAGCGCCGCCGGGAGCTGACCACCGACTACGCGTACAGCGCGGTGGACAGTTGCGCCGCGGACAGCCTCTGCGTCACCGCCTGCCCGGTCGGCATCGACACCGGCGCGGCGATGAAACGGCTGCGCGCCGAACGGCACAGCCCTCTCGCCCAGCGCACCGCCCGCGGTGCCGCGCGGCACTGGAAGACCGCCGTGGCAGGCGTCCGGGTGGGACTGAACGCCGCACACACCGCACCGACCCCACTGACCCGCGCCGCCACTCGGGTGATCCGTGGGCTCGGTGCCACCGAACTCGTACCCCTGTGGAGCGACGACATTCCGCGCGCCGGCGCTCCCCGCCCCGCACCCCGCAGCGCGCCGGACGCAGAGGCCGTGTTCTTCGCGGCCTGCATCGGCAGCATCTTCGCCTCGGAGGACGGCCCGTCCGGCGGCTCGGCGGCGGCGTTCCTACGCCTGTGCGAACTGGCCGGGGTGCCGCTCGTCGTACCGGCCGGCACCGCGGGCCTGTGCTGCGGAACGCCCTGGCAGTCCAAGGGCTACCCCGTCGGTCACCGCGAGATGGCCGAACGGACCCTGGCCGCACTCTGGGTGGCCAGCGACCAGGGTCGCCTACCCATCGTGTGCGACGCCTCATCCTGCACACACGGGCTGACGCAGCTGACCGACGCCCTGGCCGAGGAGGACCGGGCACGTTACCGCGCTCTGCGCTTCGTCGACAGCGTGACCTTCACCGCCGAACACCTCCTGCCAGCGCTGCCGGAGCCCCGACGGATGGGCTCGTTGGCCCTGCACCCGACGTGCTCCACCGTGCACCTCGGCGGCATCGACGACCTGCGCACGGTGGCCCGGGCGGTCGCCGACACCGTGACCGTGCCGGACAGTTGGGGGTGCTGCGCCTTCGCCGGCGACCGAGGGCTGCTGCATCCCGAGGTCACCGCCAGCGCCACCGCGGCTCAGGCCGCCGAGGTCAACCAACGCGGGTACGACGCGTACGCCTCCTGCAACCGCACCTGCGAGATGGGCATGAGCCGGGCGACCGGGCAGCCGTACCGACACGTGCTGGAAATTCTCGTCGAGGCGATCGAGCCGCCGGCGTAGCCAGGGCCCGCATCCGTCAACGTTTGCGGGCCACCCCAGCGAGCATGGTGTAGTAGGTCTCCTTCTGCTCGGCCACGGCCTCACCGTCGGGCCGCCACTCGGCCAGCGGCACCAACCCCGGCTCGATCAGCTCGAAGTCGCCGAAGAACGCCTCGATCTCCACACGGCGGCGCCAGCGCCCGGTGCCCAGGCCCTCGTTGAACACCCGCTCGGACTCGCGCACCCTCGCGGACGTCTCCGGATGCTCCTCGGCCGGATCCCAGAAATGCGTGATCGCCAGATGGCTGCCGGGCGGCAGCGCGTCCCGCAGGGTCGCCGCGATCCCGCCCGGGTCCTCGGCATCGTGCAGGTGGTGCAGGACCGAGAAGAGCAGCAGACCGATCGGCCGGGTGAAGTCGAGCTTCTCCCGCACGACGGGGTGCGCGAGTATCGTCTCGGGGGAACGGATGTCCGCCTCGATCAGCGCACTGGTGTCGTCGCCGGCGAGCAGCGCGCGCCCGTGCACCAGCACCGACGGATCGTTGTCGACGTAGACGACCCGTGCGGCCGGATCGACCTCGTGCGCGACCTGGTGCACGTTGGTCTCGGTGGGCAGCCCCGATCCGATGTCGAGG
The nucleotide sequence above comes from Micromonospora luteifusca. Encoded proteins:
- a CDS encoding FAD-binding and (Fe-S)-binding domain-containing protein codes for the protein MSPVVGVPAPTAADVHAREVAELLRSRLTDPTRASTELPRRLAAAHDASPYLFEPQAVVRAASAAEVGALMAGAREAGVPLILRGGGTSLAGQAGGTGMLVDVRTDWRHAEVLDDGRRIRLQPGLTIRQANARLARYRRRLGPDPASEAACTVGGMVANNSSGMTCGTTDNAYRTMESLRFVLPSGTVVDSGARDADDRLRADEPELHAGLLRLRDRVRSTPGSRATIERLFAMKNTMGYGLNSLLDHSSPVDMLAHLMIGSEGTLGFVAEAVFRTVEIQDHAATGLLILPGLTDATDALPALLAAGARTAELLDAAALRVSQRDPDASQALRGLTITGHAALLVEFTEDSAERLAATLADARGVLDRLPAVTGTELTHDPRERARLWHLRKGLYTAVAGARTPGTTALLEDIAVPMPRLTGTCDGLIRLFDRHGYPDAVIFGHARDGNLHFMLTQSFDTPAEIDRYARFTDDMVDLVLAEGGTLKAEHGTGRAMAPFVRRQYGDELYDVMRELKRLCDPSGLLNPGVLLNDDPTVHLQQLKAVPTVDPELDACVECGYCEPVCPTADVTTTPRQRIVLQRQIALATAAGDEERRRELTTDYAYSAVDSCAADSLCVTACPVGIDTGAAMKRLRAERHSPLAQRTARGAARHWKTAVAGVRVGLNAAHTAPTPLTRAATRVIRGLGATELVPLWSDDIPRAGAPRPAPRSAPDAEAVFFAACIGSIFASEDGPSGGSAAAFLRLCELAGVPLVVPAGTAGLCCGTPWQSKGYPVGHREMAERTLAALWVASDQGRLPIVCDASSCTHGLTQLTDALAEEDRARYRALRFVDSVTFTAEHLLPALPEPRRMGSLALHPTCSTVHLGGIDDLRTVARAVADTVTVPDSWGCCAFAGDRGLLHPEVTASATAAQAAEVNQRGYDAYASCNRTCEMGMSRATGQPYRHVLEILVEAIEPPA
- a CDS encoding SAM-dependent methyltransferase, producing the protein MTAEEVAPPGVDISTPSIARVYDFMVGGKDNFAVDRMVAQRVLEIAPDGLEAGRACRALLRRAVRHLAAEAGIRQFLDIGSGLPTETNVHQVAHEVDPAARVVYVDNDPSVLVHGRALLAGDDTSALIEADIRSPETILAHPVVREKLDFTRPIGLLLFSVLHHLHDAEDPGGIAATLRDALPPGSHLAITHFWDPAEEHPETSARVRESERVFNEGLGTGRWRRRVEIEAFFGDFELIEPGLVPLAEWRPDGEAVAEQKETYYTMLAGVARKR